One window of the Camelus ferus isolate YT-003-E chromosome 12, BCGSAC_Cfer_1.0, whole genome shotgun sequence genome contains the following:
- the LOC116667677 gene encoding atherin-like isoform X1, producing MGAMLFRVRKERQGVGVRDAGHEVASASCHCPVTMLGNLRAPSGTRTRKYWLPTPNPAGSPQSLPLAIAAASARKGAAKRVPVGGGEESPFPARPLSPGSDPRLPRTRPGLSLALPFDPHLVEPCDPQLPPSPALALPRARGQSSGHPDRSPPPDPGPPARSRACPRQAHGPVPRHPDWVLETLSFRICKVG from the exons ATGGGGGCTATGCTCTTCCGGGtcagaaaagaaaggcaggggGTTGGCGTGAGGGACGCAGGCCACGAAGTGGCCTCAGCCTCCTGTCACTGCCCCGTCACGATGCTGGGGAATCTCCGGGCCCCTTCTGGGACCCGAACCCGTAAAtactggctccccacccccaatcccgCAGGCTCCCCCCAGAGCCTGCCGCTCGCTATTGCTGCAGCCTCGGCACGAAAGGGGGCGGCGAAGAGGGTGCCCGTCGGCGGCGGAGAGGAAAGCCCCTTCCCCGCCCGCCCCTTATCCCCGGGAAGTGACCCTCGGCTCCCACGCACTCGCCCGGGTCTCTCGCTGGCCCTGCCCTTCGACCCCCACCTCGTTGAACCCTGTGACCCGCAGCTCCCGCCTTCTCCGGCCCTCGCACTGCCCCGCGCCCGTGGACAAAGCTCCGGACACCCCGACCGGTCACCACCCCCTGACCCCGGCCCGCCCGCGCGCTCGCGTGCCTGCCCCCGCCAGGCCCACGGCCCCGTACCTCGGCATCCCGACTGGGTCCTAG AGACACTCAGCTTCCgcatctgtaaagtgggctgA
- the LOC116667677 gene encoding atherin-like isoform X2, with protein sequence MLGNLRAPSGTRTRKYWLPTPNPAGSPQSLPLAIAAASARKGAAKRVPVGGGEESPFPARPLSPGSDPRLPRTRPGLSLALPFDPHLVEPCDPQLPPSPALALPRARGQSSGHPDRSPPPDPGPPARSRACPRQAHGPVPRHPDWVLETLSFRICKVG encoded by the exons ATGCTGGGGAATCTCCGGGCCCCTTCTGGGACCCGAACCCGTAAAtactggctccccacccccaatcccgCAGGCTCCCCCCAGAGCCTGCCGCTCGCTATTGCTGCAGCCTCGGCACGAAAGGGGGCGGCGAAGAGGGTGCCCGTCGGCGGCGGAGAGGAAAGCCCCTTCCCCGCCCGCCCCTTATCCCCGGGAAGTGACCCTCGGCTCCCACGCACTCGCCCGGGTCTCTCGCTGGCCCTGCCCTTCGACCCCCACCTCGTTGAACCCTGTGACCCGCAGCTCCCGCCTTCTCCGGCCCTCGCACTGCCCCGCGCCCGTGGACAAAGCTCCGGACACCCCGACCGGTCACCACCCCCTGACCCCGGCCCGCCCGCGCGCTCGCGTGCCTGCCCCCGCCAGGCCCACGGCCCCGTACCTCGGCATCCCGACTGGGTCCTAG AGACACTCAGCTTCCgcatctgtaaagtgggctgA